One genomic segment of Rhea pennata isolate bPtePen1 unplaced genomic scaffold, bPtePen1.pri scaffold_118, whole genome shotgun sequence includes these proteins:
- the BRD2 gene encoding bromodomain-containing protein 2 isoform X2, translating to MLQNVNPQNKILGEGNAGLMGLAAESTPGKRIRKPSLLYEGFESPTMASVPALQSPQVNPPPPEVSNPKKPGRVTNQLQYLHKVVMKALWKHQFAWPFRQPVDAVKLGLPVMSPAGWVWEKRRLGACDYHKIIKQPMDMGTIKRRLENNYYWGAAECMQDFNTMFTNCYIYNKPTDDIVLMAQTLEKIFLQKVAQMPPEEQEIVVPVAKNSHKKGASRAAALLAGLTAAQQVPAVSSVSHAAVYAPSPEIPTTIVNIPHPSVISAPLLKSLHSTAPAAVLAAPAPTQPVAKKKGVKRKADTTTPTTTAIIATSGESSPSATLLEAKAAKIPARRESGRPIKPPKKDLPDSQQHQTSKKGKLSEQLKYCNGILKELLSKKHAAYAWPFYKPVDASALGLHDYHEIIKHPMDLSTIKRKMENRDYHDAQEFAADVRLMFSNCYKYNPPDHDVVAMARKLQDVFEFSYAKMPDEPQDASPPSVSAPLPGALSKSSSEESSSDDEEDDDEDEDDDEDESSSESSSESEESSDSEEERANRLAELQEQGPVSKPKKKREKKKKKKSEKHKGRGGGGGGGDDEARARQAQLRKAKKAGGGGGTSGGSSGGSSKNSKKAAKAALPPPPPALYDSEEEEESKPMTYDEKRQLSLDINKLPGEKLGRVVHIIQSREPSLRDSNPEEIEIDFETLKPSTLRELERYVLSCLRKKPRKPYSETMKKPVGKTKEELALEKKRELEKRLQDVSGQLNSAKKPPKKASEKPESAQQVAVSRLSASSSSSDSSSSSSSSSSSDTSDSDSG from the exons ATGTTGCAGAATGTGAATCCCCAGAACAA GATTCTGGGGGAGGGCAATGCTGGGCTCATGGGCCTGGCCGCGGAGTCGACTCCCGGCAAGCGGATCCGCAAGCCGTCGCTGCTCTACGAGGGCTTCGAGAGCCCCACCATGGCGTCGGTGCCAGCCCTGCAGTCCCCCCAGGTGAACCCACCCCCGCCGGAGGTTTCCAACCCCAAGAAGCCCGGTCGGGTCACCAACCAGCTGCAGTATCTGCACAAAGTGGTGATGAAGGCCCTGTGGAAGCACCAGTTTGCCTGGCCGTTCCGCCAGCCCGTCGACGCTGTCAAGCTGGGCCTGCCGGTAATGAGCCCTGCAGGGTGGGTGTGGGAGAAGAGGCGTCTGGGGGCATGC GACTACCACAAAATCATCAAGCAGCCCATGGACATGGGGACGATCAAGCGGCGCTTGGAAAACAACTATTATTGGGGGGCCGCGGAGTGCATGCAGGACTTCAACACCATGTTCACCAACTGCTACATCTACAACAAG cccaCAGATGACATCGTGCTGATGGCTCAGACGCTGGAGAAGATCTTCCTGCAGAAGGTGGCTCAGATGCCTCCAGAGGAGCAGGAGATAGTGGTCCCAGTGGCCAAGAACAGCCATAAGAAGGGGGCGTCCCGGGCGGCAG ctctcctggcGGGACTCACGGCCGCTCAGCAGGTGCCGGCCGTCTCCTCGGTGTCCCACGCTGCGGTCTACGCCCCGAGCCCCGAGATCCCCACCACCATAGTCAACATCCCCCACCCATCCGTGATCTCCGCTCCGCTCCTAAAGTCGCTGCACTCCACCGCCCCGGCGGCCGTGCTGGCTGCGCCCGCTCCCACCCAGCCAGTGGCCAAG AAGAAAGGTGTGAAGCGGAAAGCGGAcaccaccacccccaccaccacGGCCATCATCGCCACCAGCGGCGAGTCGTCGCCTTCCGCCACCCTGCTGGAGGCCAAAGCGGCCAAAATCCCCGCGCGGCGGGAGAGCGGCCGCCCCATCAAACCCCCCAAGAAGGACTTGCCGGATTCGCAGCAGCATCAGACGTCCAAGAAGGGCAAACTGTCGGAGCAGCTCAAATATTGCAACGGGATCCTCAAGGAGCTGCTCTCCAAGAAGCACGCGGCTTACGCGTGGCCTTTCTATAAGCCTGTCGACGCCTCGGCCTTGGGGCTGCACGACTACCACGAAATCATCAAGCACCCCATGGACCTCAGCACCATCAAG CGGAAGATGGAGAACCGGGACTACCACGACGCGCAGGAGTTCGCCGCCGACGTCCGGTTAATGTTCTCCAACTGCTACAAGTACAACCCGCCCGACCACGACGTGGTGGCCATGGCCCGCAAGCTGCAG GACGTCTTCGAGTTCAGCTACGCCAAGATGCCCGACGAGCCGCAGGACGCCAGCCCGCCCTCGGTGtcggccccgctgcccggcgccctCTCCAAATCCTCCTCCGAGGAGTCCTCCAGCGACGACGAGGAGGACGACGACGAGGACGAAGACGACGACGAGGACGAGAGCAGCAGCGAGAGCTCGTCGGAGAGCGAGGAGAGCTCCGACTCGGAGGAGGAGCGCGCCAACCGCCTGGccgagctgcaggagcag GGCCCTGTTTCCAAGCCCAAGAAAAAAcgggagaagaagaaaaagaagaagtcGGAGAAGCACAAAGGccggggaggaggcggcggcggcggcgacgacGAGGCCCGGGCGCGCCAGGCCCAGCTCCGCAAGGCCAAGAAGGCCGGAGGTGGCGGAGGGACCAGCGGGGGCAGCAGCGGGGGCAGCTCCAA GAATTCGAAGAAGGCGGCGAaggcggcgctgccgccgccgccgccggcgctctACGActcggaggaggaggaggagagcaaacCCATGACGTACGACGAGAAGCGCCAGCTCAGCCTGGACATCAACAAGCTGCCGGGCGAGAAGCTGGGCCGCGTGGTGCACATCATCCAGTCGCGGGAGCCTTCGCTGCGCGACTCGAACCCCGAGGAGATCGAGATCGACTTCGAGACCCTCAAGCCCTCGACGCTGCGGGAGCTGGAGCGCTACGTGCTGTCCTGCCTGCGGAAGAAGCCGCGCAAGCCCTACAGCGAAA CCATGAAGAAGCCGGTAGGGAAGACGAAAGAGGAGCTGGCGCTGGAGAAGAAGCGGGAACTGGAGAAGCGGCTGCAGGACGTCAGCGGTCAGCTCAACTCGGCCAAGAAGCCGCCGAAGAAGG CCAGCGAGAAGCCCGAGTCGGCTCAGCAAGTGGCCGTGTCGCGGCTCAGCGCCTCGAGCTCCAGCTCCGACTCGAGCAGCTCGAGCTCCAGCTCGTCGTCCTCGGACACAAGTGACTCGGATTCGGGCTAa